The following nucleotide sequence is from Halapricum desulfuricans.
GTCATGCTCGCCGTCGTATTGGGAATTCGACAACTTCTCGCACTCTCTTGGTGGGGACCCGTCGTCTTTGTGCTCGGCGCCGGCGGCGTGACCTACTTCCTCACGCTGACCGTCGTGAGCGAGCCTTTTCGGGGCACGGTGCGTGCGGTCGCTAAGGACAGCGGCCTCGTGTGAGGGAATCCGGGCCGTCGCTTCACTCGCTAGTCCGAAGGTCGCTGAACTCTGCCCACTGCGTCTCGATCGTATCTCGAAGTGCGCGTTCGAACTGGCTTTTTCCAAACTGCTCTGCAACCCCCATCGGGTCCCCGTTGACTCCCTCTCGCTCAAAGCGCTTGATCGCGTCGCTAATCCCTGGTGACGTCCCATCATGGAAATACCCGTTCTCGCCATCCTCGACAAATAATCCGGGAAACCCTTCATTGCGCGCGAGAACTGCCTTCCCACTGGCGTTAGCCTCGATCGGCACGATCCCGAAGTCCTCATTTCGTCCGTTGAAAACGACCGCTCGACACCCGGCCAGTAGATCGTACTTCTCCGATTCGGGGACGAACCCCCGGTACTCGACGTTGTCGGCTCGCTCTATCCGACGACGCACAGCCTCGTCGATATCACCTTCCCCACCGGCCAACACGAGACGATGATCGATGTCCTGAAACGCCTCGACAATCTCCGGAACGCCCTTTTCGTCGTCGAGCCGACCGAGATGCAAGTAGTAGCCCTCATCCTCGGCGACATAACACGCTTCGAGATCGACTGGCGGATAGACGACTGTCGAATCACGCTTGTAGTACTTTTGCAGCCGTCTGGCGATGACCGGACTGTTCGCCATGTAATGGTCGACACGGGGATCAACTGCCATGTCCCGTGTTCGCAGATGTCGAATCAGGGGACGGGCGAGCTGCCCGGCGAGAGAGTTCTTCCGGTCGTGATAGAGGTCGTAAAACCACCGTGGCGGAGAGTGACAGTAGTTCAGATGAAGCGTATCGTCCGGCGTAATTACTGCCCGTGTTGTCGACCCCGAGGTGATCAACACGTCGGGGTCACCGAACTCGCGCCAGTCAACGTCTTCCCAGAGCGCGTACTCGAAGACCCGACCGACACGGCTCTGGAGCCGACGCAGTGGCCTCGGGGACAAGGACGGAACGACGTCGTGAAACGAGACGTCACCGTACGGATCCGGGGAGTCGGGTGACGGCGCTCCCAGCGTATAGACCGTATCGACATCGAGGACATCGGCCATCTGGGTCACGAGGTACTCGGCCCCGCCCCAGGCGTTGATATGCCAGTGGGCGATTGCGATATCGAGCTCCTCGATCGAGCGATCGGCCATACTCCGCTCTGTGTCACTCATCGCAAAAAGCCTACCGTCAGCGATATTTCGTCAGCCCGTAGAGATAGCCCGTTCCAACCACGCCCGTCAACACAACCAGCATCAACAACTGCATGCCGTTCT
It contains:
- a CDS encoding glycosyltransferase; this encodes MADRSIEELDIAIAHWHINAWGGAEYLVTQMADVLDVDTVYTLGAPSPDSPDPYGDVSFHDVVPSLSPRPLRRLQSRVGRVFEYALWEDVDWREFGDPDVLITSGSTTRAVITPDDTLHLNYCHSPPRWFYDLYHDRKNSLAGQLARPLIRHLRTRDMAVDPRVDHYMANSPVIARRLQKYYKRDSTVVYPPVDLEACYVAEDEGYYLHLGRLDDEKGVPEIVEAFQDIDHRLVLAGGEGDIDEAVRRRIERADNVEYRGFVPESEKYDLLAGCRAVVFNGRNEDFGIVPIEANASGKAVLARNEGFPGLFVEDGENGYFHDGTSPGISDAIKRFEREGVNGDPMGVAEQFGKSQFERALRDTIETQWAEFSDLRTSE